Below is a genomic region from Euwallacea similis isolate ESF13 chromosome 32, ESF131.1, whole genome shotgun sequence.
GGCGAGCGCGTTTGGCTtcgtaatttattttatggcaTATACAATGGGGTTGTTTTCCAACCCTGGCCACTTTTGATAGAGGAAGTAGCGCTACTGTAATTTCTTCTCGGGCGAACGTTAAGGAAGTCGTTGATTGTTTCGGGAAGTCAGGATCTAGGTTTATTGCGAAAGAGgcatttttcatcatttggATCTCTTGAGGTGGCCTCATGAAGTGATCAAGGCTCATTACTGAAATGTTGAGAAATTCAATCGCGAACGTGCAGAATTATATCAGAGTGAATTGCAAGCAATATCCAATAAATTCGCTTTAATATTTTCGCCTCAAAACAAGTGGTAACCGGAACGAAGTTAGAGCGATTAATATCAGCCAATTAACGTCGATTACGCTTTATCTGTCGAACCAAACCCCTCGGGCAAATCTGTCAAAgtgtttgttaattttccgGGCACAAATATTGAGTTTTCTCTCTCAATCTCAAATTCGactaaattaacattttctcCGAGATCTTCTTGTGTTTGCTTCTCTATTACACCCTAGACAAGGGATTTTTGAACCAGAATCGGGATAGAAAACACGAGAGATGAATGCTCGCTAAAAGGGGAGATATTTTATCTGGAAGCTTTTAAATCGGTCCAATGATACACAAATCCAGTCTAATTTCAAAGGCAGCAGAAAACTTGTCAACTGCTAACGCAAATTTACTGCTTCAAAGGATTTCCCCAGGCGACTGTATCAAACGGTTTGATTTTGCCTCAGCTAGAACTCGGGAATTTGAAATAACTGGTAATCAGAGCGTAATCGATTTTGAATTGTCTGTTTACACTTTTAGTTTATCGGAGATATCATTCATTTTTGATGAAGCCATAGAGGAAAAATTCACTATTCATCAgttcaatttttgcaaaatcataaaaaatataaacaagaGAGGTATGACAACACTGCGATTCCcgtttgttttcaatttcgaCCAGTTTTTTCGTCCATAATCGCTACGAGGTTGATCCATGAAAATCCATGGGACTCCTCGATAATCACTTAAAAACGAATAGAGAACCactagttaaaaaattatacaatctTTATTAATACCTCAGCCAATTTGCAGTTTTAGAGATAAATACATTAATACTCTTACTGTTCTATATCTTACAATTATTAAATCACGCCGTTTTCTACGATATGTCGGAAATTAGTTTCGATATTATTCCACTTTCATTCATATCCATCTATTTACATCTGTGATAACTTCAACAATTTCGGTCTATCTAAATAGCTTTAAAGGGACAAGCCAGAAGTACCATtgttttttgagatatttacaGACCCGTCACAACTGACCCATTCGACATGCCTTGACGATCTTCCTTCTTAATCTCATCGATAGTAGAAACCGACAATTTCCTCTCGGTCAAATCTAAAGGAAACTGGAAACTTATTTGGCTTTTGCTGAATACTGTCGCATGAGCAATATTGTTCTCTTGACAACTCTCCGAAGTCCGTTTCTCTCTTTGCGCTGCGTTATCTCTATGTCTTTTAACACAGGAGTAAATCACGAATGTAACTGAAGAAACGCCTAAAGTTAGTATGCAAACCAGGCCTATGAACAACCCTCTTCTGCTGGTTTCCTCAAAGTCTTCTTCAGTGTATTCAGTCCCACCACAAGGGGGGATTTCTTCTAAGTTTAACTTAGCTAAGGGTTTACCGTTTAGAACACTGGGAAAGGCACAAGTTAGATTCGTAAACAGGTTCGATTTGTTTACACGAAAAAACATGTCAGTGATATGGCACAATTCGCACGTCCATGGGTTACCGCGCAGATCAGCTGATGTCAATGATTCTAGATGGAGTACGGCACTCTGGTTTAGGCCTTTTAGTTTGTTATTGCTAAGATCTAAATTTTCCAGCTGCTTAGGCAACATTTCTGGAAACAACTCGGTCAAGTTGTTACCAGAAAGATTCAAAGACTTGAGTCTGTctggaaaaaagtttgtagGAAAATCAAGGATTTTCATATTTGCCACACTCAAATCCACCACATTATACACAGCATCCACAACAGTTTTAATTCCCTCAAGCTTGATGTTATTCCCACTGATTATCAGCTTTTCCAGGCTTCTGGCAATATGAGAGAAAGCCACGCTTTCCACTTTATAAAGCTTGTTATACCCGATATCTAGTTCAACCAGACTGGTAAGATTCTTTAAGGCAGTTGCTGGCAACTTTGCTATCCGGTTTCTGGCTAAACATAAATACTTCAATTGCTGCTGGTTTACGAAGGTGTGTTCCAAAATAACTGGAAACAAATTGCCGTCCAGTTTCAGGCTGTGTAGGCGGTGCAGGTCCTGGAATTCGTCGTAATATAAATACTGAATCACGTTGTATCCCAGGTCTAAGTGAGTTAAATAAGGCAACAAGTGGTAGATTTGGGTGTTTATCCGCTGGAGGCCACAATGTCGACATTCCAACGTTCGCAATTCctggaacaaaaaaaattgtatcagTATATCGAAGGGGGAAGCTTGAGGGTTTGTTTACGGTGGTGTTGTGGGTGGAATTAGAAGATTGGATGTCAAGTTATGTGCCAAGTTCCCGTtataattaaactaaaaatttactCATAGATTGTTCTTCTTAGATTGACCATCAAAAATTCAGTTCAAACTCCTAGAAATAGCTCATAATACTTCAAACCATAATCAACGAGCTTAAGAAGAATTAGTTTGAAGCACATTTCGATAGATTATACGAAGTTCTTTCTACCGTCCACGTCAAATATGTATTTAGATGTATTGTAGGGAGgtgctttatttataaatttaattaattaataagaaaaacaacatATTCACTAttgtcaaaaaagtttaaaagggTCCAAAATCTGAGTTTAACAAgtcattgtttatttttcgcCAATTTGGTAGAAATTCTCTAATTGCTTTCGAaagtaaaatatgttttaaattcgGGCctgatattatttattacatcaTAAATTTGACTATGTGACAGGTTATTGAGGAAGCTTGAGGCTACAAATTTGGGGTGCCTTCATAAAAGTATTATGATAAGTTTGAACAAGTTTTGAATTTAGGTAACTATTAAGAGTCACTCTGTAATGAAAATGTCAGTCACTTACCATCTTTCAGTtcgtaattaataaataggtTTTCCTCTTAGATTTACTCACAGAACACCACCCACAAAGCTTCGAaaccttaattaaaaattaagaccTTTAATCCACATTCCGATAAATGGTGTTCGTGAGTTTAGCCAACTTTCTTGAACAGTTGAATATTTCAACTTATCGTCGATAGAGGAACAATTTAAGAGCGTTAACAACAATTTGGAAGGATTTTAAATTCAGGGCAAGTACGTCGTTGTTCATTACTTATAGTAGATTATTAAAGAGTCTTAAGGctaaaaatttagaagaatgtgtttgaaatattgtatttagtgccctttggaagaaaaaaatatcaaaatttgattaacaCGACGtacatataatattatataatgcGAAGATTTAACATCCTGTTTAATCATCATTGCTTATTATCTGATAAACTTGTGAAAGTGGCAGAATATTGAGGGGACACAAGGCCAAAAATTAGCGGTTTTGTTTTGgtgcaaagaaaaataaatatttcgttGAAACCGAATCAACTTTACTCCCATTTTGTATTTGAGTGGCTTTCGCAAGATAACTAAAGGGAAATAAATTAAGCCTGAACTTGTCTTCATCAAAGTCTACATTAAATTTAGTTTACTGCGAATATGAAATTGCCTGTTCTCTTGTGGTGATGCGTGAATTTGGCAGATGCACCTCCCTGAAAATTCATCAcctatatcaaaaatatttgagacaCACCCGCTGAGATATAAAGTCGGAACCGACTTTATATCTCAGAAACAGAGAGATAGGATCTTACATAATTCCACCTTTAAGAAAGAGATGAGTAGGTATTTAATTAGAATCtcgaaattcaaatttccgagctcgaGAACAGGAAAATGTAGTTGGCAAACTCCAAAAATTTACTCTCAAGGAAACTAGGACATCTCGCAAGGATTACCTGGAACAAGTTTCCCAAATATTTACTCTTAATTTGAAGTAATTTACGGAACTTTATAAAATTGATTCAGCCAAGAGAGAGGGGGAGGGAGCTGAAGTTTTGCAGGTGTTCGGTTAATTTCTGCCTTATACATTACCTTATTTAAAGTTAGGAAGCGTGAGACAGCAGCGTTTTGAGATGTGTAATTAGTCAAAATTTGTATGGGAAGTTGCTTGTCTTTCAATGAACGTTTTGATGGAAACATCAAGTAATTTAATCCAGAAAATAACCTCCTTTTAATAAAGCACATTTCCGCATAGTTAGTCGACAGattgaagtaaatatttgcCGGCTAGAAACTTTCCTTTAAATCTATACCAACGGggcaatgaaaaataaactaacTAAAAGGATATTTCTCCAAACTTTCATGTGGACGAGAAAAAGTTGTTTGGCTTCCCAACGCGATTGTAAATTTCGAATGTTTTCGTTGCTATAAAGCTGCATGTTGGTGGGAGCTTATATAGGGTATTTTAGAACTTTTCCAATGTGAATTCCTTCAataggtatttatttttgaaccaAATTATTGGAGAGCGAAGTCCCAGGTATTAGTTGATGTTTCGAATATTTTCACACGACATTTTCCCATATAAATCAACAAGTCTTAAGCTGTTAAGAGTACTGTCAAATGGTGACTCAATTGCAAATTTCACACAAAAATAGCTGCATCTTTCATTGTCAAGAAAAGTTTGGATATATTCTTCCGGTCTTCTACTTCCTTGTTCAGTTCCGGGCACTTTTGCGAAATTCATAGATTATGTAGGAAGCTCGaagctaaaaatttaaagagagtttattgaaatattcccaCTAGAAACTAAATGGATCCTAAAGCGACCTTCAGGGCAGTAACTATAGTCATGAAATACCCTAAACGCGAATAAACCAAAATAGTGCACATAAAATTAATGACCGGACGTTTATTCATTAATCATTAGATGATGTTAACCCAAATAACCGAATCAGAAAATACGACCCTCGTGTCTGACAATGGGGCTGCGCGCTCGCCTCGTCGCTTCAAAAAACCATTTGGCTGACAATTTTCAGCTCAACATATCGTTATGCATAATCCTCAGCACAATTTTCAGCGAAACAcacatcattattttttattgtttgtttttaatttagcgCAACCTCATTTCTTATTCATATCGAGTTTCTGCGCCGCCTCGGTTTCGTTTCATGCCGCCAACTCTGAAGGGAAAAAGGAAAGGATTATAATAATCCCTTTTGGCTGCCTCATGAGTATATTATTTCTGTatggtttttaaaaactgcGGCGTTCTTTAATACACCTCAGAAGGAATTTTCTTTCACTgcataaattattaagttttaggGCAAATCACCTCGTCAAGACAGTTTCCAGatagaaatgcaaatttcccGTTCCAAATCAGGCAAGAAATCGCAGCTAGTGTTGAATTTATATGGCATCCTCAGATATATCTTGTTGCAAATCTGAATCGTTTTAAGTCGCTTTCGGCAAAGCTGCATCGCTCATTAGGAAATCCTCTGTATCAAGGTGATTTAATGACAATCTAGCATTGCTattacatattacatatttaagGTCTGCGTCCAGAAAGTCCAGGTtagaaataaacattttaaaagaatttcccCCTAATGAGTTAGGTCCATTCCATAAACTTTCTTTTACATAAACTCAATCAAATAGCAATAATTTCAGGGGTGCATGCAACCATATATACACGTCGCAGCCATGCTGTTCTGTTCCatcatttttcaaagtaaCTGCGTTTACACCAGAGCATTACTCCAAAAAGTTGACTACGTTTcctatttgaactttttttttgggtaCGTTTGGTTGGatgttgaaaatgattaattgaacaaaaattacgtttaaagattatatacattttgcaaaaattaaaaatattccaagcTTGAGGGTATGAGAACCCCCcttttttgaattcaaaaaagaaaacaaaatctattaaaattcaGCAGAATTTTAAACGCAGATTATCTGCTTTTTAAATAACAgcttggaaaaattatttaaattccataaaatgaACATTAAATATTCCTGAAAAgcttcattaaatttaaaaggaaacgGGTAAGCCCAGCATAATACCTAAGTGGGACTATAATATCTGGTGTATGCAAGTAACAATAGCTTTCTGTTACGCCATGCagtgttttaaaaaacctcGATTCTGGGGATTTTTCTCTGGGAACTGGACTCTGATGTTGTcccatatttgaaaaattttgttacaaattAAATACGTTGTCGGAAGTTTCATggcatttcattaaaatgttattaatttgagaccagtttaaaaaattgtcaaaatacCAAGCAGACAATTTCGCAGACCCCCTGAGTCCTTCCCTCGAATTctagatttaatttaatagattaTTAGTTCATCATATGGTCAAGaactcaataatttttcaaaaaaattctcataatTCGAAATTTTCGATACCGTCTATAGTTCTAATACAAATTAAAGTCAACGACGTAAGTTCCGCCTTCGCACaaataatctaataaaatgtttCGACGCGAGATTAAAAAGTGCATAAAAACCAACATTTTCAGGCAAATAAATTACACCTTGTAAACACacaaaaatggtttttcaTTACAGGATGTTTGTGTTCGAACTACGTAACGCGGAAAGCAAAACAAGACATTACGTCGAAGACGTCTTTCCGGACATGTATGGACGGCAAAGGCGCCGCGACGTCTGAATTGTTTTCGTCACAACAGAGAAAAGAACTATTTATAGAACGAAAGGCTTAAAAATCGCTCTTCAAACTTTTCCCCCAGGAAAAATATCGTGCAAAAACAATCAGAAAACGTTTTGGACAgatttaccatcaaacatctCCAAGGATTTGCAGACGAGtgtaggttttttaaaaatatataagttcaataaattttagttaCAAATTCACATCGACCTAAATAAAAGCAAACGAAACGAGAATCTATCTGAAGTATCCTCGTAATATACGGTAACTGCTGCTAGCTGGAACTGCACCAAAATTAAGAAGAGAACCAATGGAAATTTATTGCCGGAAAAGAGCAGGTGCAGACTCTTTTTGTAACTCGTTCCTGTATATTGCCACAATACACTACTATCAATACCAATTTCAGACATCATTCAACTACATAAACTATGAGGAAAATATTGAGAGCAGAAGTTCAATATTGAACTGTCTTTTAAAGCAAGATTTTAATAATAGATTCGCCTTAATTTCCTGCTCACTTCCTTTTATCTTCTTAAAGGATTAACTTATTACGTTAACCCATCTTGAAAAACAAACAGTAAAGCCGAGCTGCTGCTGCCGAACTTAAAAGATTAAAAGAGATATTTCTCCAAGGGTCGTTTCTAGCAAGAAATTGAGTTGTTACAGGAAAAGGACATCATTCACAACCTGGGGCGCCAACATCAAACCTGAAGAAACCGAAATGATTTACTGCTAAGTTCAGTTGCACTTAGCCAAGTTTATCCGACAAGAAACTTGCGGCCTGAAAGTAACAAATGGCGTGTCTAGGTTAGTTTCTGATAAGCGCGAGTGTTCGCGGATCGTTGAAGATATCTGCTATTTGATGTTTGCATAAGGAATTCTGAATTCTGTGCTTACCGGAATTTCCTTAAAGGCCTCAGGATCCAGCTCGTCAAACTTGTTTCCGCTAATCCGCAACACGCGTAATTTAACCAGCTTGAGGAACGTCCTGGGCACGAACATGTGCAGTTTGTTCCTCTGTAAACTCAATATCCTCAATTCGGTCAGATGCTTGAACACGGCACTTTGCAATGACGATATGCGGTTCTCGTCTAAGTTGAGTTCGATTAAATTCACCAGGCCGCGAAAGTTGTGGTCGAACACGGCACTAATATTGTTACAGCTCAGATCCAGTATTTTCAGAGTGGGAATGCCCCAAAAGGCGTGCATGTTTATTTGGTTGATGTTGGAGTGGCTTATGTGGAGCTCTTCCATTTGCTTGAAATGCTggaaaaaaaagcaaatattttcgtAATGTCTACGTACACTGCGATGCGACATCATATTAATTTGCTAATTAATTGATCTACTGGACAAATTTaacttattcaaaatattttcaattgtatGTTAGCCTGCGGCAAAAGCTTTCACAGACTGATAGAGCTGAAAATTGATTGCGTCACTGGAATTTGGACATTAGCAATTAATTCCGCAATctcatttattaattatttcagttcCAACATTAATCCTCATATCTAGCATATCGATAATAGCATAATTTGACTAAATAGCCCACATCTATGCGCGCATATTGTGACtgtaatatacagtgtgtccaagataacagaaaactttttttcccatttaatcAAGTCTCTATCTGGTAATGTTTGCGAGATCCCCGTGCTGAATATCTTTATCTTGGATACCCTGCATTTGACACTGGGAAAGATTAGTGATAATCCTGGTAACTGCAAATCTGCGAACAGATGCTAATAATGCAAATAGACGTGGCAGGTTAGCATTTCTACAATATAATGCCCCAATCACATTCACTAGGTCCAGTTTTAAACTTGGTCTAAGGTATCGCATTTCCATTTTAACGTCCGGTTTTTCAAACTTCTGGTAACCCCCGGTAAATTTGTCCGCAAGGTAATTTCAACAGAAATAACGAAATTAAAGCGAAGCATTggctaatttcttcaattctaTGGACGTTATCTTGCTGGCAACGTTACCAGTAGTTTGAAAAACCGGCCCTAAGGAGGACGATTCAAAGTGGCAAAGTTAACATCTTTGCCCGAGGGTTAACGGTGATGTTTGGTACTGTCGCTATTGTAGGTTCAATACATTTTAAGTTTAGTATTTTGAGAAGTGGGGCCTAACTATTACCAGGTAAA
It encodes:
- the LOC136418060 gene encoding carboxypeptidase N subunit 2-like; the protein is MLLPCRRQHLQSLIVIWLICSGVAGGTSPLCPTSCTCKPSDKGKRRISCLAGGMTDPIPTGQMDPHTEILEISAPPERKNWLSVTSIFQHFKQMEELHISHSNINQINMHAFWGIPTLKILDLSCNNISAVFDHNFRGLVNLIELNLDENRISSLQSAVFKHLTELRILSLQRNKLHMFVPRTFLKLVKLRVLRISGNKFDELDPEAFKEIPELRTLECRHCGLQRINTQIYHLLPYLTHLDLGYNVIQYLYYDEFQDLHRLHSLKLDGNLFPVILEHTFVNQQQLKYLCLARNRIAKLPATALKNLTSLVELDIGYNKLYKVESVAFSHIARSLEKLIISGNNIKLEGIKTVVDAVYNVVDLSVANMKILDFPTNFFPDRLKSLNLSGNNLTELFPEMLPKQLENLDLSNNKLKGLNQSAVLHLESLTSADLRGNPWTCELCHITDMFFRVNKSNLFTNLTCAFPSVLNGKPLAKLNLEEIPPCGGTEYTEEDFEETSRRGLFIGLVCILTLGVSSVTFVIYSCVKRHRDNAAQREKRTSESCQENNIAHATVFSKSQISFQFPLDLTERKLSVSTIDEIKKEDRQGMSNGSVVTGL